Genomic window (Candidatus Paceibacterota bacterium):
TCTGTTTGAACATAATCAAAAATTAAATCTTTCTACAAAAAGATACGCTCCATGGAGACTCATATATTACGAAGCGTGTATAAACAAAAATGATGCGGAAAGACGTGAAAAATATCTAAAAACTACGCAAGGGCAGAGATTGATAAAGCGGAGATTGAAGGATTATCTATACTTAAGAAAGCCGAAAGATTTAATAAGCTAAAATTTCACTACGGGATGAAATATTCTAAAAAAGTTCTGCCAAACGGGCTTCGCATTATTACGGTGCCGATGAAAGACAATCCGACCGCAACGGT
Coding sequences:
- a CDS encoding GIY-YIG nuclease family protein; protein product: MFYVYLLESKQGLNLYTGFTKDLKQRLFEHNQKLNLSTKRYAPWRLIYYEACINKNDAERREKYLKTTQGQRLIKRRLKDYLYLRKPKDLIS